Proteins found in one Paenibacillus sp. FSL R10-2782 genomic segment:
- a CDS encoding bifunctional 2',3'-cyclic-nucleotide 2'-phosphodiesterase/3'-nucleotidase, whose protein sequence is MIFHKKWFRGLTAVVVACSMLVFSAAPSWASSESKDSGTVNLRIMETTDIHAALMNYDYYADKETNEYGLINTAGLIQQARSETRNSLLFDNGDLLQGNPLGDYMARSKTFEKEGGVHPVYKMMNLMGYDAATVGNHEFNYGLDFLERSLKGADFPYVNANVYYDDGAQGTKNYFTPYRILDKTVTDEKGETHSLRVGVIGLVTPQITQWDEGNLKGKVVTKDIVETAKKFVPQMKTEGADIIIVLAHTGYEDVPQTPMMENAVKYLSKVDGINAILFGHAHKSFPGPDFKGMSGVDLDKGTINGVPAVEASSWGKDLGIIDLSLEKKNRVWNVTNSQSEVRPVVNTTNPAVQQIKPEFKLTEAVKDEHKGTLDYVRQPVGTATAPINSYFALVQDDPSIQIVTNAQKWYVQNHLKGTEYENLPVLSAGAPFKAGGRNGAEYYTNIPEGTIAIKNVSDLYVYPNTVQAVEVTGAEIQEWLEWSAGQFNRIDPKKTEEQSLINKDFPTYNFDVIDGVKYQIDVTQPARYDAKGTVIDPSAHRIKDLQYNGKAIDPAQKFIVATNNYRASSSKLANPDGKRIVMAAPDESRQVVIDYIRTNGTINPSADGNWSIAPFGEAKVTFESSPDAKDVLGGNQQISFLGSAADGFAKYSLKAGAKPNGATTTVKETVAPAKATAKPAVKATKPKASK, encoded by the coding sequence TTGATATTTCATAAAAAATGGTTTAGAGGGCTTACAGCAGTAGTTGTAGCTTGTAGCATGCTGGTGTTTTCAGCCGCTCCGTCCTGGGCTTCCAGCGAATCCAAGGATAGCGGTACAGTGAATTTGCGGATCATGGAAACAACGGATATTCATGCGGCCTTGATGAATTATGACTACTATGCCGACAAGGAAACGAACGAATATGGCTTGATTAACACAGCTGGACTGATCCAGCAGGCGCGCAGTGAAACAAGAAACAGCCTGTTGTTCGATAACGGCGACTTGTTGCAGGGCAATCCATTGGGCGATTATATGGCCAGAAGCAAAACCTTCGAGAAAGAAGGCGGTGTCCATCCGGTCTACAAGATGATGAACTTGATGGGCTATGATGCGGCTACGGTAGGGAATCACGAATTTAACTATGGTCTCGATTTTTTGGAAAGATCCCTCAAGGGAGCTGATTTTCCTTACGTAAATGCGAACGTGTATTACGATGATGGGGCCCAAGGAACTAAAAATTATTTTACCCCTTATCGGATTCTTGATAAAACGGTGACGGATGAAAAGGGTGAAACTCATTCACTCAGAGTGGGCGTGATTGGCTTGGTAACGCCTCAAATTACGCAGTGGGATGAAGGTAATTTGAAGGGTAAGGTCGTTACCAAGGATATTGTGGAAACGGCGAAAAAGTTTGTTCCTCAAATGAAAACGGAGGGTGCAGACATTATTATTGTGCTGGCACACACAGGTTATGAGGATGTGCCGCAAACTCCGATGATGGAAAATGCCGTTAAATATTTGAGCAAGGTGGACGGAATTAACGCTATTCTGTTTGGACATGCGCATAAATCTTTCCCCGGTCCTGATTTTAAGGGAATGAGCGGTGTAGACCTGGATAAAGGAACGATTAATGGTGTACCGGCTGTGGAAGCTTCCTCATGGGGCAAGGATCTGGGCATTATTGACCTGAGCCTGGAAAAGAAAAACCGCGTGTGGAATGTAACCAACTCCCAGTCAGAAGTGCGCCCGGTTGTGAATACTACCAATCCAGCCGTGCAACAGATCAAACCCGAATTCAAACTGACAGAGGCGGTCAAGGACGAACATAAAGGAACATTGGATTATGTTCGTCAACCGGTGGGAACAGCGACTGCACCGATCAACAGTTATTTTGCATTAGTGCAGGATGACCCATCCATTCAGATTGTGACGAATGCACAAAAATGGTATGTACAGAACCATCTTAAAGGGACCGAATACGAAAATCTTCCCGTATTGTCGGCTGGCGCCCCATTCAAGGCTGGTGGTCGAAACGGTGCCGAGTATTACACCAACATTCCTGAAGGCACGATAGCTATTAAAAACGTGTCCGATCTGTACGTGTACCCGAATACGGTTCAGGCCGTAGAAGTTACCGGTGCTGAAATTCAGGAATGGCTGGAATGGTCTGCGGGCCAGTTCAACCGTATCGATCCAAAGAAAACCGAGGAACAATCGCTGATTAACAAAGATTTTCCTACCTACAATTTTGATGTCATTGACGGTGTAAAGTACCAGATTGATGTGACTCAGCCTGCACGATATGATGCCAAGGGGACCGTTATTGATCCTTCTGCTCATCGTATCAAGGATTTACAATACAATGGGAAAGCAATTGATCCCGCACAGAAATTTATCGTAGCGACCAACAATTATCGTGCTTCCTCATCCAAACTGGCAAACCCGGATGGCAAACGCATTGTGATGGCAGCACCGGACGAAAGCCGCCAAGTCGTTATTGATTACATCCGTACGAACGGAACGATCAATCCGTCTGCGGATGGCAACTGGTCTATCGCTCCTTTCGGTGAGGCTAAGGTTACCTTCGAATCCTCGCCCGATGCAAAAGACGTGCTTGGCGGAAACCAGCAAATTTCATTCCTCGGCAGCGCGGCTGACGGATTTGCCAAATATAGTCTTAAAGCTGGCGCTAAGCCCAATGGAGCAACGACTACTGTAAAGGAAACCGTGGCTCCAGCGAAAGCAACGGCGAAGCCAGCTGTAAAAGCAACCAAACCGAAGGCTTCCAAATAA
- a CDS encoding EAL domain-containing protein has translation MTCSNCSIILPIKDQGLLKIRHSRVSLAQVLDNLGMLSEQMKQEQGREDGIAFCYDSPAVLEQLMDRLACLPKEWLLHMEGVVTGSFHVEGYEDWLPFSQLQARIKHPDVMKIIVDQSFSNHMQPIIDHKLDIIGFEFLLRPSHPQRPFQPFRLFEIARAAGLHAHLDRSARISAIEKSATCLPAGIKRFINFLPSTIYNPTYCLHHTFDTIDRLSMNTEDFVFEVVETEEINDLNVLHHIFEQYRNRGISVALDDVGAGYSTTELMNRLQPDYVKIDRSLINGCYRNSDQQRQIMGIVESAFHFGGQVLAEGVEQLEDFEFCREAGVSLAQGYLFGKPEPSPPSNFMLSSVMWSETNLSIRNL, from the coding sequence ATGACTTGCAGCAATTGCAGCATCATATTACCTATTAAGGACCAGGGATTGCTGAAAATCAGGCATTCCAGGGTGTCGCTTGCTCAAGTGCTGGACAACTTGGGTATGTTGTCGGAACAAATGAAACAGGAACAAGGGCGCGAGGACGGCATTGCGTTTTGCTACGACAGTCCTGCGGTGCTGGAGCAATTGATGGACAGGCTTGCTTGTCTGCCGAAGGAATGGTTGTTACATATGGAGGGTGTGGTGACGGGATCGTTTCATGTTGAAGGGTATGAGGATTGGCTTCCATTCAGCCAACTGCAGGCACGAATCAAGCATCCAGATGTCATGAAAATTATTGTGGATCAGAGCTTTTCCAACCATATGCAGCCTATTATTGACCACAAGCTGGACATTATCGGATTTGAATTTTTGTTGCGTCCGTCACATCCACAGAGACCCTTTCAGCCTTTTCGGCTGTTTGAAATTGCACGTGCAGCCGGGCTACACGCTCATCTGGATCGGTCGGCCCGTATTTCTGCGATTGAAAAAAGTGCAACATGTCTTCCTGCGGGAATCAAACGTTTTATTAACTTTCTTCCTTCCACCATTTATAATCCGACCTACTGCTTGCATCATACCTTTGATACGATTGATCGGTTGTCCATGAATACGGAGGATTTTGTATTTGAAGTTGTAGAGACGGAAGAAATAAACGATCTGAATGTTCTACATCATATTTTTGAGCAATATCGCAACCGGGGAATTTCGGTGGCATTGGATGACGTGGGAGCAGGTTATTCTACGACAGAGCTGATGAATCGACTCCAGCCAGATTATGTGAAAATTGACCGAAGTTTAATTAATGGCTGCTACCGTAACAGTGACCAGCAGCGACAAATTATGGGGATCGTGGAATCGGCTTTTCATTTTGGTGGCCAAGTGCTGGCTGAAGGAGTCGAGCAGCTGGAAGATTTTGAGTTTTGTCGTGAAGCAGGAGTATCGCTGGCTCAGGGTTATTTGTTTGGCAAGCCGGAGCCGAGTCCGCCCTCCAATTTTATGCTTAGTAGCGTAATGTGGTCAGAAACAAATTTAAGTATACGTAATCTATAA
- a CDS encoding NAD(P)-dependent alcohol dehydrogenase, with the protein MKAVQLKNGFGFEELALTELDIPVPGRLEVLIRIRAASLNYRDLVILNGVMPIGIQFPFIPLSDGAGEIVAVGEGVTKFQIGQRVAGNLQQKFIGGSTRAEVLKDSLGGPLSGVAAEYIVLHEEGIVAIPDHLSWEEASTLPIAALTAWSMLMESGGLRAGDTVLLQGTGGVSIFGLQFSLMAGARVIITSSSNDKLERAKALGAWQTINYSEVPEWGKVALELTGGVDHVLDVGGAATMVQSINALRTGGTVSMVGFLSGLTIPEFDVTSILQKAATIRGSQVGNREHFENMNRAISRHQLHPVIDRVFPLSRIGEAFALLAEGKQYFGKIVVQI; encoded by the coding sequence ATGAAAGCAGTGCAACTGAAAAACGGTTTTGGCTTTGAAGAATTAGCCTTGACGGAACTCGACATACCGGTGCCGGGACGGCTGGAAGTTCTGATCCGCATAAGGGCAGCGTCTCTTAATTATCGAGATTTGGTAATACTTAATGGAGTAATGCCGATCGGCATTCAATTTCCCTTCATTCCGTTATCCGATGGAGCGGGTGAAATTGTGGCTGTGGGCGAAGGGGTGACAAAATTTCAGATTGGACAAAGGGTAGCGGGAAATTTACAACAGAAATTCATTGGCGGGAGCACCAGAGCGGAGGTATTAAAGGACAGTCTGGGAGGTCCGCTCAGTGGAGTGGCGGCTGAATATATCGTTCTGCATGAAGAAGGGATCGTCGCCATTCCGGATCACCTTTCTTGGGAGGAGGCTTCCACCTTGCCGATTGCGGCATTAACCGCATGGAGCATGCTGATGGAATCCGGCGGGCTGCGAGCGGGGGATACGGTGCTCTTGCAGGGAACAGGCGGTGTTTCCATCTTTGGGCTTCAATTCTCTCTGATGGCGGGAGCACGGGTAATTATCACATCGAGCAGCAATGACAAGCTGGAACGGGCAAAAGCTCTCGGCGCATGGCAGACAATCAACTATTCGGAAGTTCCCGAGTGGGGTAAGGTGGCTCTGGAGCTGACAGGCGGAGTCGACCATGTCCTGGATGTAGGGGGAGCGGCAACAATGGTGCAATCCATCAATGCACTTCGTACCGGAGGGACTGTGAGCATGGTCGGATTCTTATCGGGCTTGACCATTCCTGAGTTCGATGTCACCAGCATTTTGCAGAAGGCTGCGACGATTCGCGGCAGCCAAGTCGGTAACCGGGAACATTTCGAAAACATGAATCGTGCCATTTCCCGCCATCAATTACATCCTGTCATCGACCGGGTATTTCCGCTCAGCCGAATCGGCGAAGCCTTCGCACTTTTGGCAGAAGGAAAGCAGTATTTCGGTAAAATCGTCGTTCAAATCTAA
- a CDS encoding SMP-30/gluconolactonase/LRE family protein, protein MPSKPDLSVKDAQGRKNKKPRKWVRRTGLSLLAVILLGVVIFMLIPSPVQPAKWLAPTAPSFEQAGPWQQNNKLSSAELVTDASKFPEFITFDKKGNLYTGDSDGKIYKAAIDTKGNPQKAQLYADTKGTPNGLMFDASGNLIVTDVKKGLLSVDPSGNVTVLADQVDGTPIYLANELDIAKDGTIYFSDTSNYGSVVFKEIAENKPHGRLLKYDPATKQTTVLLEGLYFANGVALSADEDFVLVAESYHYQLTRYWLKGPKKGTSDIFADNLAGFPDNITRDDQGHFWVGLFTTRIPFVDQMHKSPWLAGMMAKLPQSLLSGASAPVKHGLAVELNPQGKLIGSWHDPEGSVYGVTTVVNHDGYLYIGTAPGGSQGVHRVRLTK, encoded by the coding sequence ATGCCCAGTAAACCTGATTTGTCTGTCAAAGATGCTCAAGGAAGAAAGAATAAGAAACCGCGTAAATGGGTACGCAGAACCGGATTATCGCTGCTGGCGGTAATCCTTCTGGGAGTGGTTATTTTTATGCTCATCCCTTCCCCTGTCCAGCCTGCAAAATGGCTTGCACCTACGGCCCCCTCTTTTGAACAAGCGGGTCCATGGCAACAAAACAATAAACTCAGCTCCGCAGAGCTTGTTACAGATGCCTCTAAGTTTCCGGAATTTATCACCTTTGACAAGAAAGGGAATTTATATACGGGAGACTCCGACGGGAAAATTTATAAGGCTGCCATTGATACAAAGGGCAATCCGCAAAAGGCCCAGCTATATGCAGATACCAAAGGAACGCCCAATGGACTTATGTTTGACGCAAGTGGAAATCTGATCGTTACGGATGTTAAGAAGGGGCTGCTGTCGGTAGATCCTTCGGGAAACGTGACGGTGTTGGCCGACCAAGTCGACGGCACACCGATCTATTTGGCCAACGAGCTGGATATTGCCAAAGATGGTACCATTTATTTTTCTGACACCTCCAATTATGGCAGTGTAGTCTTCAAAGAAATCGCCGAGAACAAGCCACATGGACGTTTGCTGAAATATGATCCGGCGACCAAGCAGACGACAGTTCTGTTGGAAGGCCTTTATTTTGCGAACGGGGTTGCCTTGTCTGCGGACGAAGATTTTGTGCTTGTGGCAGAGTCGTATCACTACCAATTGACCAGATACTGGCTCAAAGGGCCAAAGAAGGGGACTTCGGATATTTTTGCGGATAATCTCGCCGGTTTTCCGGATAACATTACGCGTGATGATCAAGGCCACTTCTGGGTCGGTCTCTTCACGACACGTATTCCCTTTGTAGATCAGATGCATAAAAGCCCGTGGCTGGCTGGAATGATGGCCAAATTGCCTCAATCGCTGCTCAGCGGTGCAAGCGCACCTGTGAAGCATGGGCTTGCTGTGGAACTTAATCCGCAGGGTAAACTCATCGGAAGCTGGCATGATCCTGAAGGCTCGGTATATGGGGTAACCACGGTTGTAAACCATGACGGATATTTATATATAGGCACAGCTCCTGGAGGCAGTCAGGGTGTTCATCGCGTGCGTTTAACCAAATAA
- a CDS encoding SDR family oxidoreductase, giving the protein MILDELKLSWKGKESLAGKVALVTGASSGIGASIAKKLAKRGAYVAVLARRQERLDELVCDLHQEELYEVMAIPADIQKAEDVRQAVHAILERWGRLDIIVANAGFGYRSPLAEVDLERWEELYKTNVHGLVLTLKYGLQSMREQAKGDVVIVSSIAAKEVVAGGGLYSATKYGVSAIASALRLETSAQGIRVTAIHPGAVATEFSQVAGYPEQEIRAFASSVLPLHPDDVAEAALYALEQPEHVNIPELTIMPSRQVQRFK; this is encoded by the coding sequence ATGATATTGGATGAGTTGAAATTATCCTGGAAAGGGAAGGAAAGCTTAGCCGGTAAGGTAGCTTTGGTAACAGGCGCAAGCAGCGGCATTGGGGCATCGATTGCAAAAAAACTGGCAAAGCGAGGCGCGTATGTAGCTGTATTGGCACGCCGTCAGGAGCGATTGGACGAATTAGTTTGCGACTTGCACCAAGAGGAATTGTACGAGGTCATGGCAATACCTGCCGATATCCAAAAAGCGGAAGACGTACGGCAGGCGGTCCACGCCATTCTTGAACGCTGGGGGCGGCTTGACATTATCGTTGCCAATGCCGGCTTCGGGTATCGAAGCCCACTGGCAGAAGTGGATCTGGAAAGATGGGAGGAGCTTTACAAGACGAATGTGCATGGTCTTGTCCTGACACTGAAGTATGGGCTTCAGTCAATGAGGGAACAGGCCAAGGGGGATGTTGTCATTGTCTCCTCTATTGCAGCGAAGGAAGTGGTTGCGGGAGGGGGACTATACAGCGCTACCAAGTACGGCGTTAGCGCCATAGCCTCCGCATTGCGTTTGGAGACCAGTGCGCAAGGAATTCGTGTAACTGCGATCCACCCCGGGGCGGTGGCGACGGAATTTTCGCAGGTGGCCGGATATCCCGAGCAGGAAATTCGGGCGTTTGCTTCGAGCGTTTTGCCGCTGCATCCCGATGATGTTGCAGAAGCTGCCCTTTATGCACTGGAGCAGCCGGAGCATGTCAACATTCCAGAGTTGACCATTATGCCTTCGAGGCAGGTCCAGCGGTTCAAATAG
- a CDS encoding alpha-glucosidase — protein sequence MPKKIWWKEAVVYQIYPISFQDSDGDGKGDLQGILSRLDYLSELGIDVIWICPVYKSPNYDNGYDISDYYAIMDEFGTMEDFDKLLHKAHERGIKIMMDLVLNHTSDEHPWFTESRSSKDNPKRDYYIWRTGKNSGYPNNWESYFSGSVWKYDKLTDEYYMHLYSEHQPDLNWNNEEMVAELYRMVEWWLKKGIDGFRFDAIAHIVKAEGLPDANNPEKRTWVRAYQLFSNLEQVHVLLRRLNERVLERYPLMTVGETSGLGPEQALDYVGDQRHELNMVFQFEHMFIDAQGQGTEKWKPKPWTLVELKKIMSRWQTVLHQEGWNANYLNNHDQPRALSRFGNDGQYRLESAKMLATFIHMLEGTPYIYQGEEIGMTNIAYPSIDDYRDVETLNYYEQQRKLGEPEKQIMAAIWRKSRDNSRTPMQWNGGHAAGFTDGEPWMKINDNHTHIHVEAERHNPNSIFHYYRKLIALRKQEEVIVYGEYKLLLPMDTELYVFTRTLGKERLLIILNFFDRNPVFHWPEEDGYPAAKADLLLSNYDPVQGENLQALKLRPYEARVYKLSLK from the coding sequence ATGCCTAAAAAGATATGGTGGAAGGAAGCTGTTGTGTATCAGATTTATCCGATAAGCTTTCAGGATTCGGATGGAGACGGAAAAGGAGATTTGCAGGGCATTCTGTCCAGGCTGGACTATCTGAGTGAGTTGGGCATTGATGTCATCTGGATTTGCCCGGTGTACAAATCGCCCAATTATGATAACGGCTACGATATTAGCGATTATTATGCCATTATGGATGAGTTCGGGACGATGGAGGATTTTGATAAACTCCTTCACAAGGCGCATGAACGAGGCATTAAAATTATGATGGATCTGGTCTTAAACCACACATCGGATGAGCATCCGTGGTTTACGGAATCTCGCTCGTCCAAGGATAATCCGAAACGAGATTACTACATATGGCGAACAGGCAAAAATAGCGGATATCCAAACAATTGGGAATCGTATTTTTCCGGTTCTGTGTGGAAATATGACAAGCTTACAGACGAATATTACATGCATCTGTATTCCGAGCATCAGCCAGACCTCAACTGGAACAATGAAGAAATGGTCGCTGAACTGTACCGCATGGTGGAATGGTGGCTGAAAAAGGGAATCGATGGCTTCCGCTTTGATGCCATTGCTCATATTGTCAAAGCGGAAGGGCTGCCGGACGCCAATAATCCAGAGAAACGGACATGGGTACGAGCCTATCAGCTTTTTTCCAATTTGGAACAGGTGCATGTGCTTCTTCGCAGGCTGAATGAAAGAGTGCTGGAGCGTTACCCCTTAATGACCGTCGGTGAGACATCAGGCTTGGGTCCTGAACAAGCGCTCGATTATGTGGGGGACCAGCGACATGAACTGAATATGGTTTTCCAGTTTGAACACATGTTTATAGATGCCCAGGGACAGGGGACAGAAAAGTGGAAACCCAAGCCGTGGACACTGGTAGAGTTAAAAAAAATAATGAGTCGATGGCAGACGGTGCTTCATCAGGAGGGGTGGAATGCGAATTATCTGAACAACCATGATCAGCCGCGCGCCCTCTCGCGATTCGGGAATGATGGACAGTACCGATTGGAGTCGGCCAAAATGCTGGCAACCTTCATACATATGCTTGAAGGTACGCCGTACATTTATCAGGGCGAGGAGATCGGCATGACGAATATCGCTTACCCGTCGATTGATGATTACCGGGACGTGGAGACATTGAATTATTATGAGCAGCAGCGGAAGCTGGGCGAACCGGAGAAGCAGATTATGGCGGCAATTTGGAGAAAAAGCCGGGATAATTCGCGGACGCCCATGCAGTGGAATGGAGGACATGCAGCCGGATTTACCGATGGAGAGCCGTGGATGAAAATCAACGATAATCACACGCACATCCACGTTGAGGCGGAAAGACATAACCCGAATTCTATTTTTCACTATTATCGTAAGCTGATTGCTTTGCGTAAACAAGAAGAGGTGATCGTTTATGGTGAATATAAGCTGCTGCTGCCGATGGATACCGAGCTGTATGTGTTTACCCGCACGTTGGGTAAGGAGCGTCTGCTAATCATTTTGAATTTCTTTGACCGTAACCCGGTGTTCCACTGGCCTGAGGAGGACGGCTATCCCGCCGCCAAAGCGGATCTGCTTCTATCCAACTACGATCCGGTACAAGGTGAGAATCTGCAAGCCTTGAAGCTGCGTCCTTATGAAGCCAGAGTGTATAAGTTAAGCTTAAAATAA
- the pdaA gene encoding delta-lactam-biosynthetic de-N-acetylase, protein MKRIFALWLCVAVMGMLAVTGESALAASTVDEQPYHFGFKKSKGGELPSIAQEGFMHLVEKQGGIFLGDTTKKEIFLTFDNGYENGYTPKVLDVLKAKKVPAAFFVTGHFVKDQPALMRRMASEGHIIGNHSWSHPDMSTISSTEIRSELDRVRNASAELTGQKEMKYVRPPRGIFSEKALASCREAGYTSVFWSVAYKDWDTNIQQGADYAYQQVIRQLHPGAVILLHSVSKDNTEALGSIIDEARKQGYEFKSLDDLKVKHYH, encoded by the coding sequence ATGAAACGAATATTTGCCTTGTGGCTATGCGTTGCGGTTATGGGGATGTTAGCAGTTACGGGTGAATCCGCGCTAGCTGCTTCAACTGTTGACGAACAGCCTTATCATTTTGGATTCAAAAAAAGCAAGGGAGGCGAACTGCCTTCTATCGCACAAGAGGGCTTTATGCACCTGGTTGAAAAACAGGGTGGCATCTTTCTCGGAGATACTACCAAAAAAGAAATATTTCTCACGTTCGACAACGGCTATGAGAATGGATATACGCCCAAGGTACTGGATGTATTAAAGGCCAAAAAGGTTCCGGCCGCTTTCTTTGTAACCGGACATTTTGTGAAGGATCAACCCGCTTTGATGCGCCGCATGGCAAGTGAGGGCCATATTATTGGCAACCATTCATGGAGTCATCCTGATATGAGTACCATTTCTTCGACAGAGATCCGTTCTGAGCTGGATCGGGTACGAAATGCATCGGCAGAGCTCACCGGACAAAAGGAAATGAAATACGTCCGGCCGCCTCGCGGCATTTTTAGCGAAAAGGCATTGGCCTCCTGCCGGGAAGCCGGATATACGAGCGTATTTTGGTCTGTGGCTTACAAGGACTGGGACACGAATATCCAGCAGGGAGCAGACTATGCCTACCAACAAGTTATACGTCAGCTTCACCCTGGAGCGGTCATTCTGCTCCATTCCGTATCCAAGGACAATACCGAGGCGCTGGGTTCGATTATTGACGAAGCACGCAAGCAAGGGTATGAGTTCAAAAGCCTAGACGACCTTAAGGTAAAGCATTACCACTAA
- a CDS encoding ATP-binding cassette domain-containing protein, translating into MIELKNVSKTYVRKGLSIEALKNINIKVDKGDIFGFIGFSGAGKSTLIRLVNRLEKVTSGEVLVEGEQLNTYSTSGLRKVRKKIGMIFQHFNLLESKTVFDNIAIPLVLLKRNKREIEQRVKELLEFTGLSDKANSYPGELSGGQKQRVGIARALASNPSILLCDEATSALDPQTTQSILDLLRKINKEYKITILIITHEMSVIQRICNKVAVMEKGEIIEQGDVLEVFGQPQHPTTQSFVRTVIHDTVPDSVLHTFEQQEAQRIYKLEFIGQAASEPVVHELIRQHEVYVNILFANMTEIQETTIGYMTIQVRGEEHAVRQAVDFIKSKGVNIQEVKAI; encoded by the coding sequence ATGATTGAACTAAAAAATGTATCCAAAACCTATGTAAGAAAAGGGTTAAGCATTGAAGCGCTAAAAAATATAAATATCAAAGTGGATAAAGGTGATATCTTTGGCTTTATCGGATTCAGCGGCGCGGGTAAAAGTACGCTAATTCGGTTGGTTAACCGTCTGGAGAAGGTCACCAGCGGGGAGGTTCTTGTCGAAGGAGAGCAATTAAATACCTATTCGACATCCGGACTTCGAAAGGTAAGGAAGAAGATCGGAATGATCTTTCAGCATTTCAATCTGCTGGAGTCGAAAACGGTGTTCGACAATATTGCGATTCCGCTGGTGCTGCTCAAGCGAAACAAACGGGAAATTGAGCAGCGGGTAAAAGAGTTGCTGGAGTTTACAGGCTTGTCCGACAAGGCGAACAGCTATCCGGGCGAGCTTTCTGGAGGTCAAAAGCAGCGTGTCGGTATTGCACGGGCGCTGGCGAGCAACCCGTCCATTCTGCTCTGTGATGAGGCGACTTCGGCGCTTGATCCGCAGACCACGCAGTCAATTCTGGATTTGCTTCGTAAAATCAACAAGGAATACAAGATCACTATTTTGATCATCACGCATGAGATGTCAGTTATACAGCGGATTTGCAACAAGGTAGCTGTGATGGAAAAGGGTGAAATCATCGAGCAAGGCGATGTGCTGGAGGTATTCGGACAGCCACAGCACCCGACGACACAAAGCTTTGTGCGCACGGTTATTCACGATACGGTGCCGGATAGTGTACTGCATACGTTTGAACAGCAAGAAGCACAGCGGATTTACAAGCTGGAATTTATCGGACAGGCTGCTTCCGAGCCAGTGGTTCATGAATTGATTCGGCAGCATGAGGTCTATGTGAACATTTTGTTTGCCAATATGACGGAAATACAAGAGACGACCATTGGCTATATGACGATCCAGGTACGCGGCGAGGAGCACGCCGTCAGGCAGGCTGTTGATTTTATCAAGAGTAAAGGGGTCAACATTCAGGAGGTGAAGGCCATATGA
- a CDS encoding methionine ABC transporter permease has protein sequence MMITGTSITWDQLWEALYQSLLMVSISLLIGALIGIPIGILLVITRPGGILESKWFYGIFNPVINIVRSLPFIILLVAIIPLTRLIVNTSIGTSAAIVPLIFYIAPYIGRLVENSLLEVNPGILEAADAMGATPFQVIRYFLLPEAFSSLILSLTTAAIGLIGATAMAGAVGGGGIGDLAISYGYQRFDTVVTLITVVILVVFVQVVQSLGNLLSRKVRRG, from the coding sequence ATGATGATTACGGGAACCTCTATAACTTGGGATCAACTGTGGGAGGCTTTATATCAATCCTTGCTCATGGTTAGCATCTCGCTACTCATTGGCGCATTGATCGGTATACCTATCGGTATTTTGCTGGTTATTACCCGTCCGGGCGGGATTTTGGAGAGCAAATGGTTTTACGGCATTTTTAATCCGGTCATTAATATTGTTCGTTCCTTGCCGTTTATCATATTGCTGGTAGCGATCATTCCGTTGACGCGTCTGATTGTGAATACATCGATTGGAACCAGCGCGGCGATTGTACCATTGATTTTCTATATTGCGCCTTATATCGGCAGACTGGTCGAGAATTCTCTGTTGGAGGTGAATCCAGGCATATTGGAGGCAGCCGATGCGATGGGAGCGACCCCTTTTCAGGTCATTCGTTACTTCTTGCTCCCCGAAGCGTTCAGTTCTCTCATTCTATCGTTAACGACAGCCGCAATTGGCTTGATTGGAGCCACTGCCATGGCAGGCGCGGTCGGAGGCGGCGGGATTGGCGACCTAGCGATATCGTACGGCTATCAGCGGTTCGATACGGTCGTTACGCTCATTACCGTCGTGATTCTTGTTGTGTTTGTACAAGTTGTTCAGTCCTTGGGTAACCTATTGTCCCGTAAAGTGCGCAGGGGTTGA
- a CDS encoding MerR family transcriptional regulator: MEGMTRGELSQRTGLSMATIRYYENNGILPAPKRAANGYRIYTDDYLVKIKFIKDAKSLGYSLKEIQETLQLLSQEMLEDTLREIVQNKIVEIEAHINTLHTLQSLLAGLLQTPQTDIQNYLKSFHIPNK; encoded by the coding sequence ATGGAGGGAATGACACGGGGCGAGCTGTCACAACGTACCGGATTGAGCATGGCGACCATTCGTTACTACGAGAATAATGGTATTTTGCCAGCTCCCAAGCGGGCTGCGAATGGATACCGCATATATACGGATGACTATCTGGTAAAGATCAAGTTTATTAAAGATGCCAAATCATTAGGGTATTCACTTAAGGAAATACAGGAAACGCTCCAACTGCTCAGTCAGGAGATGCTTGAAGACACATTGAGGGAAATTGTTCAAAATAAAATTGTTGAGATTGAAGCCCATATAAACACGCTGCATACCCTTCAATCGTTACTGGCAGGCTTGCTTCAAACCCCTCAGACTGATATCCAAAACTATTTGAAATCATTTCACATCCCTAATAAATAA